The Acinetobacter shaoyimingii DNA segment AACTTAATCTACATTTATTAAGAATAATGAAGACATGACAGCATTATTGAGTATTGCGCTCATCCACTTTTTTGCGTTAATTAGCCCAGGTCCAGATTTTTTCTTTGTGACACAAAGTGCCATTCGTCAATCTAGAATGCATGCTTTATTTGCCGCATTAGGTATTTCACTCAGCATTTTAGTCTGGGCAATTTGTGCAATCAGCGGTCTGCATTATCTTTTTCAAAAAATAGCATGGTTACAACAGGTATTGATGATTTTAGGTGGCATTTATCTGATTTATCTTGGATATCTGATGTTGAAATCTGCTTTAAATAGAAATAAATCCAATACTCTCGAAAAAGATGAAGTGAGTTATCAATCAAAATCTCATATCAAATTACTTTTACAAGGCTTTTTCACAAATATGGCAAATCCTAAAGCATTGGTTTACTTTAGTAGTGTATTTGCTTTAGCCATCAATACCGATACACCTTTAAGTGCACAAAGTTCATTGCTACTTTTGGTATGGCTTGAAAGCTTGATTTGGTTCTCGATCGTAGCTTACATCTTTTCATGGGATAAAATAACCAATTACTATCAACGCTTTACAAAATGGATAGATGGTATAACTGGTGGCATATTTATCAGTTTTGGTTGTTTTTTAATTTTCAACAAGGATTAATTTTATAATAAACAAAAGCACCCAAAAGGGTGCTTTTTTTACTTAACAATGATCTGTAGATCAAATTATTTCGCAGCTGGAACAGATGCTTCAGTGGTAATATTTACTGTGATTTTATCACCCACGTTAGGTACATAAGCCCCTACTCCAAATGCTGAACGATCAAATGAAGTCGTCGCATTAAAACCAATCGATTGCGCTTTGGTCATTGGATGCTCACCTTGTTTGTTTAACACAGCATCTAATACCACAGGTTTAGTCACATTTTTAATCGTTAAATTACCTGTGATTTTGTACTTCGAGTTAGTCAATTTTTGAACTTTAGTACTTTTAAAAGTAATGTTTGGGTATTTTTCAGCATCAAAGAAATCAGCTTTTAATAAATGCTCATCTAATGCTTTTACATTGGTATTTAAGCTCGATAATGGAATCTTAACATCAACCGATGAATTAGCAGGTTTTGCATTATCTACGTTGATAGTTCCTTGAATATCACTAAAATTTGCTGAAGGTGTTGAGAAACCAAAGTGATTCCAGGTAAATACAGTTGCTGTATGTGTTGGATCAATGGTATATGCTACAGGTTTTGCAAATGATAATGTTGCAACTGAAGCAACTGCGAGTCCAATCGTTAATGTTTTTAAGTTCATCGTATTTTATCTCTAAATGATTTATGTATCGATTACTAACTAGTGTACCTTTTTTTTAATCTAATTCACTGCAATTGATAAGACGATATGTTTCAAAAATGCAACGTCGATCCATTCATTCTAAAAAACACGTCTAAACTATAGATCATCACTGCAATAGCATTGTTTATCATAGGCTTTAAAATTTTGTACTCTTTCTTTTTTTATTTCATGATTTTAATCATGGGAATGACATTTTTTTGATGTCTCGATTAAAAAAACAAGATATTTTCAATTAAATAATTAATTTAATGATTACTAGTTACTTGATCATTCATTGAAATATTTACATTTTTGTAAATTGATGTTGCCTTTTAAATATAAAAAATTAATTGATTTACCAAATTAAACTCTATTCCTCATATGTCCAACAAAATCAGACATGAATTCCTACACGGTTATTTTATCTATCATTTAAGCTAAATATTCATGATGTCCATGACGATTTAAAATGGATGAATACACTTTTATATTCAGTCAATTTTTATATCTTACTTCATTGCTTAGGAGCAACATCTGAATGAATCTTTCTAAAATTTATAATGCTTTGCAAAATGTTCATGCTCAACCAGCTGTAAGTATTTTCGTACCGAGTCATCGTACTTCCCCAGATAATCAACAAGATGGTATTGCACTAAAAAATGCGCTTTCAGAATTGGAGGATCGCTTAAATGAAAACTATGATAAACGTGAAGCACAAGCAATTTTAGATCAAATTGATCTGTCACTTAAATCTCATGATCATAACTATAATCTAGATACTATTGCGATTTTTGCTACCGCTGAAGAAGCACACGTATTTAGATTCCCGTTTCAAACCGTGGCTCGAATTGTTGTAAATGATCAGTTTGCACTGCGTGAAATACAACGTGAAATTAATAATGGTGTAGATTATTATGCATTGGTTATTTCACGAGATAATGCACGTTTAATAGAGGCTTATAATGATACAGCCGTACATGAATTTGATCATAATGATGAGATCCAAAATTTAGCCTTTCCTATTAAAAACGATGTCAGCGGGGCTGGTGATCGTAGTGATGATCGTGCCGAAGAGAATGCATTTAAAGAATTTTTGAATCGTGTCGATAAAAGTGTTCAGGAAATTTATCATCAATCCCCACTGCCAGTGTTTATTGTCGGGGATACGCGTACTGTTTCCATCTATGAACAAGTCTGTGACAACACTCAAATTATTGCTGGAAAAGTAACAAACAGCAGTGATTTAGATGCTGAAGCACGTATTCTGATTGAAGAAATTCAACAAGATGTCCATGATTATCGCAATGAACAGCAAAAAATTGCACTGGAAAAAGTAGGTCAAGCCAAAGGCCAAGACTTATTACTCAATGACATTCAAACGATCTACGCAGGTGCAGTTGAAGGTCGTATTAGTGATTTATTTATTCGTAAAGGTTATGTTCAACCCGCTCAAGTCAATACTGAAACTTTAAATGTGCTCATCACTGATGACGAAGCAAAAATGACGACAGATGATATAGTTGCGGATATTATTGATCTGACGATTCAAAATGGTGGTCAAACACATTTTATTTCTCCAGAACTTTTTCCAGAAGAGGAAAATCTACTGGCGGTCGCACGTTACTGATTAAGTAAATTTCAGCTCATCATGAAAAAAGCCCCGATCATGGGGCTTTTTTTCATTTTTTAAAACTTAAAGTTTTTCAACCAACACACGATCAACCAATTTCTCACCCGTATGCTTTTCATGGTTTTGGCGACGAATCTTAATGATTTTATCTTCTGCCATATCTTTAAGCAGTAAAACCACAGCCATCATCGATTCCAAAGGTAGATCTTGCCCGATCCACTTTTGCTCACCAGAATCCATTAATGTGATTTCATCACTGATTTGGTTATATAGGCTCATATTTTCCTCACTTATGCTGAAATGCAGTTCATTTCAAATGAATACTCAATGAATGGCGACACTATATACCTATTTTTAGAAAGTTCAATTATTATACGTAGAAATTATTATAAATTTTTATTAATTTTATGTTTTTGAAATATATTTAGATTAAATTAATCGTTTATTCATCTCAATTTGAATAAATTTATGCTGTAGATGCTTTTCAATATGCCTTTTCAATATGACGATTCTATTCAAATAAATTAAAAAGCGATGTAGATACAACATAAGTATTACGATTCTCATAAAAAAACGCCCCAAATGGAGCGTTTTTTATCACAATTTAATTTTAAAAATTAAGCTGTAATTTCTTTCACTGCTGCAACAACCGCATCAGTGGTAATACCGAAGAATTGGAACAAGTCTTTTGCAGGTGCAGATTCACCATAAGTCGTCATGCCAATCACACGACCGTCAAGACCCACAAACTTCCACCAGTAATCGACATGTGCAGCTTCAACAGCAACACGAGCACGAATGTGTGAAGGAAGAACTGCTTCACGATATGCCGCATCTTGTTTCATGAATTCTTCAGCACATGGCATTGACACTACACGCACACCTTCAAGTTGTGCATATGCTTCCATTGCCAAAGATACTTCTGAACCTGTTGCAATGATGATTGCTTTCAATTCACCTTTTTCTTCAGCCAATACATAACCACCTTTTGCAACATCAGCAATTTGAGCTGCTGTACGTGTTTGGAATGGTAAGTTTTGACGAGAGAAGATCAACGCAGATGGACCTTCTGAACGTAAAAGTGCAGATTTCCAAGACACCGCTGCTTCAACCGTGTCACATGGACGCCATGTATTTAAGTTTGGTGTACCACGTAGTGAGGCAATTTGCTCGATCGGTTGATGCGTAGGACCATCTTCACCCAAACCGATTGAATCATGGGTATACACATGAATCACACGTTGTTTCATGAGTGCAGACATACGTACTGCATTACGTGCATATTCCATGAACATTAAGAATGTTGCAACGTAAGGAATGAAACCACCGTGAAGCGCCACACCGTTGGCAATGGCAGTCATACCAAACTCACGTACGCCATAGTGTACGTAGTTACCCGCAGGATTGTCTTGAACGCCTTGCGCACCTTTCCAAAGGGTAAGGTTTGAACCTGCCAAGTCAGCAGAGCCACCTAAAATTTCTGGAAGTTGTGGCGCAAATGCTTGAATTGTATTTTGGCTGGCTTTACGTGTCGCAATGGTTTCAGCTTTTGCATTGACTTCTGCAATGTAAGCATCTGCATTTGCAACGAATTCTGCTGGTAAATCGCCAGATAAACGACGTTTAAGTTCAGCTGCTTCAGTTGGATATTTTGCAGCATATGCAGCAAATGTTTCATTCCAAGCTGCTTCAGATGCAGAACCTTTTGCTTTTGCGTCCCAAGCTGCATAAACATCAGCAGGAATTTCAAATGCACCTTCAGTCCAGCCCAAAGCTTCACGAGTCAATGTAATTTCATCATTACCTAAAGGTGCACCATGGCAATCTTCTTTACCTTGTTTGTTTGGTGAACCTAAACCAATAATCGTTTTACAGATAATAAGGGTCGGTTTATTGGTTTCAGCTTTTGCTTGCAAGGTTGCTGCACGTAATGCATCGCTGTCATGACCATCAACTTTAAGTACTTGCCAGCCATAAGCTTGGAAACGTTGTTCTGTATCGTCAGAGAACCAACCTTCTACTTCACCATCAATAGAAATGCCATTGTCATCGTAGTAAGCAACTAACTTACCAAGACCCAAAGTACCTGCCAATGAACATGCTTCGTGTGAAACACCTTCCATTAAGCAGCCATCACCCAAGAAACAGTAAGTGAAATGATCTACAACTTTGATGTCGTCTTTGTTGAACTGCGCCGCTAACGTTTTTTCTGCCAAAGCAAAACCAACTGCATTGGCAATACCCTGACCTAATGGACCTGTAGTTGTTTCAATACCTGGTGCATATCCTAATTCAGGATGACCAGGCGTTTTAGAATGTAATTGACGGAATGACTTCAAATCTTCAATAGAAAGATCATAACCAGTCAAATGCAACAATGCGTATTGAAGCATAGAGCCATGACCATTAGATAAAACAAAACGGTCACGGTTCGCCCATTGTGGGTTTGCCGGATTGTGATTTAGGAATTCACGCCAAACAACATCAGCGATATCAGCCATCCCCATAGGCGCACCTGGATGTCCAGAGTTTGCTTTTTGTACAGCATCCATTGCCAATACACGAATTGCGTTTGCAACACGACGTTCATTTAGCGGGGTTGTCATAGATCAGAGTCCGATAGATAAAAGATAAGAAGATGAATTAAATTCAAAACTAAGGCGTATTGTCTTAAAAAAACATTACAGCGTAAAGTCCACAATGACATATTTAGCTTTTCAGTATTTAACTGCATAAAAAAACAGCAATATTCAAGCATAATAAATCATAACAGGGAGATACAAGAATGAATCAAACAACAATAGCAACAGATTTCAACATACTCAGCGCCGAATAATTATACTACAACTCTAAGATGTTTTTTAGTTTGAGACACCTTGTTTTTATGGTGTTGAATGAATCAAAAACAAGGACTTCATCTAAGCTTGAAACGTTAATATAGCCCTAGCCAAAGCAAATTTGATTACGACCGTTGGCTTTTGCCTTATACAGCGCAAGATCGGCAGCATGCACCGCTTGCATCGCACTCATATTTTGTTCTACATAAGCAATCCCGATACTACTGGTAACACTTATTTTTTGATCTTTATTTTGCCCTTGATAAACCACATGTTCGTAGTTTTCTAAAGCTTGACGACACCGCTCAGCCAATCGCAATATTTCTTCTTTTTTGGTATTGGTAATGATGATTAGAAATTCCTCTCCCCCATAACGACCAAGAAAGTCTGTTGCACGTAATGACGATCTTAAAATTTCGGCAGTTTTAACCAGCACCCGATCACCCATAAGATGGCCATAAGTGTCATTCACCTTTTTAAAATAATCCAGATCCATCAAAATAATCGCAAATGATTGAATATCATTTGAGTTTCTATCTAAAGCCAGTAAGTGTTTGGTCAGAACTCTGCGATTATAAATACCAGTAAGTGAATCCATTTCACTGAGTTCAGTGATATAGGTTTCTCGTTGATGCCACTGTTTTAAAATCGTTGCGAAAATAAATAACCCTATTGCTAAAGGTGGAACACTAAAAAAAATGGTACTGCTGAGCCAAAAATGATTTAAAAAGTTTGGATAACCAATGTTGGCTAAGTTGAAAATAGGTGCATATTGAAATTCACCTGTGACCATGCCACTACGGATGAAAAAAAAGAAAATGCAGAATGAATAACAGAAAGCAAAAAACAATACTCTCTTCTCGAACAGCACCACAATCAAATAGATAAAGCTCATGGCATTGACAATCGTACCTGTTGCCAAAAGTCCCGAGGAATAACTATCAAAAACCAAACTTGTCGTTGAAAAAATCATACACACATAGGGTAAAAACTGTTGCGCATGTTGATCGTTTCGTGAAGAATTAAAGTATTGAATGAGAAATACAAAAACGAAAAGTTCAATAATTTCAAGTTTCAAATGAAAACGTAAAGCTTCAAGATTTACAAAGGGATAAAATTCAGGCGTGCTTAATGTATAGATGTGCCAAGAGACCCACAGAACTTTAATAAATAGAAAAAAAACAAAAATGAGAATACATTTTTGAATTTCACTCCAATTCAATATCACAGGATCACCAATCGCTTTAATCACCCAGCGTCGGGATCTTGATTTCATTGAATTTATGAGAGCTATCATGCTGTTAGCATCAATACATTAGAATAATTAAAATATATCTTAATTTTTTGTAATAAATATATAACTTTTAAAACGGAGAAACAAAAACATATTTAACATTTATAATCCAGTATAAAAAAATAACAAATATACACATAGAAAAGATATGGATATTTACAAAAAAAGATGGCTGTACACTTTACAATATAAAAGGCTTATTGGAATGATAAAAATTCTAATTTATATCCAATAAAATTGATTAATCATCAAGCGCTTTGCATGAAATTCAATCCATTTTCATCCAGTATATTTCAGTTATATTATATGATGAGTTTAGAATATTTTACAGTGGGATTACACGTTCATCCGATTATTAATCAAAATAACCCCACTTAAACAGCTTACTTATCAATTTTTCAGATGTGCTTATCAAATAAAAACGCATTAATTTGAAATATTTTCATGCTTTTTGTGTGTGTTAAGCTAGTCCTAAAGTCTAAGTCGATGTACCATATTGCGTCTTTTGAAATAACTGTGATAGGTCTTATGCGCGAGTACGCTGTATTTACTTCAGAATCTGTAAGCGAAGGCCATCCGGATAAAATGGCTGATCAAATCAGTGATGCTATCTTGGATGCGATCTTAAAAGAAGACCCATATGCTCGGGTTGCTTGTGAAACGCTTGTAAAAACAGGTGCTGTAGTTCTTGCAGGTGAAATTACTACAACTGCAAATGTCGATTTTGAAGCAATTGTTCGTCAAACCGTGAATGGTATTGGCTATCACCATTCTGATTTAGGCTTCGATGGTTCAACCTGTGCAATCATTAACATGATTGGTAAACAATCACCTGAAATTGCTCAAGGTGTTGATCGTCAAAAACCTGAAGATCAAGGTGCAGGCGACCAAGGTTTGATGTTTGGCTATGCAAGTCGTGAAACTGACGTTCTCATGCCTGCTCCAATTTCATATGCACATCGTTTAATGGAAAAACAAGCTGAGCTTCGTCGTAGTGGTGCTCTACCTTGGTTACGTCCAGATGCAAAAAGTCAGGTGACTTTTGCTTATGAAAATGGCATGCCTGTACGCTTAGATGCAGTTGTACTCTCAACTCAACATGATCCAGAAATCACGCAAGCTGCATTAAAAGAAGCGGTGATTGAAGAAATTGTTAAAAAAGTAATTCCTGCTGAAATGTTCCATGCAGACACCAAGTTCCACATTAACCCTACAGGCATGTTTGTAATTGGTGGACCTGTAGGTGACTGTGGTTTAACAGGTCGTAAAATCATTGTGGATACATACGGTGGTATGGCACGTCACGGCGGTGGTGCATTCTCTGGTAAAGATCCATCTAAAGTTGACCGTTCTGCTGCATATGCGGGTCGTTATGTTGCGAAAAACATCGTAGCTGCTGGTCTTGCAGACAAATGTGAAATTCAGGTGTCTTATGCAATTGGGGTAGCTGAGCCGACTTCGATTTCAATCAATACGTTCAATACAGCTAAAGTAGCTGATGAACTTATTGTTCAATTGGTTCGAGAGCATTTTGACCTACGCCCTTATGGTATTACGCGTATGCTAGACCTTATTCAACCTATGTATAAGCAAACTGCTGCTTATGGTCATTTTGGTCGTGAAGGTTCTGATACTGCATTCACTTGGGAAAAAACAGACAAAGTTGAAGCATTGAAAGCCTCTGCTGGTCTATAAACTCAAAACGATCTGCTGTTTCATAAAAAAAAGCTCACTTTATGTGAGCTTTTTTTATGTATTTGATATTACTTAAAAGATTCAACATGCTTAAGAACCATTCATAGACTTATCATTTTTGTGTAAAACATCTAATAAGGTCTGTTGCACCGGATCTGTTTGATGTGTATTCACCAAATGCGCCATTTGGAAAATAATCGCAACCGCTAAACACGCAAATACACAGAATAACCACAAGCTATAAGGAGATTTAATATTTTGTGATCCGCATTCCGAGCAGACTTTGTCCGTAGACATAACAACCTTGTTACAACATCCACAATGATATTGATACATCATAATACCACCCTCCATTTTTACTATTGCCACGTTTTTATTATCAGTTAATATTGTTATGCGTTTTAACCTACAACATGTAAATAATACGTGATGCAGTTAACACTTTCAAGCGCATAAAATAAACTTTATTTAAAATATCTTCACTGATAATTAAATTTATTTAAATTTAATAGCAACTTACTTATTATTATAAGTCTATTACATTCTGATACCGTGTAATAATATGTAACATATGGATTATTCATTGTAATTCCTCATTCAATTGATGATTGTAGTACAAACCAATGAATCGTTTCATTGCTCGTTTTTTTAGTTAAAATGCTTCATGTTATTTGGAGAGCAAGATGGTTCAGTTAATTAAAAAAGGTGGTTTACGTGAACGTGCTAATCGGAGTCGTGCCTATCAGGGCTCTGAAAATACTGAAACGACGTTGGCTCCGCATGGTTATCAACATCCTCATCTGGTTAATCGCCCCTGCTCGACACAACATGGCGAACAGGAAACAACAATCGACACAAATACTAAAGATTTAGATACACACAAAAAATGAGGGGACATACCCTCATTTTTGGTTTACTTGCATCGATAATGTCGAAGACGATGAAAATATTTTAAAGGATAAATTTAAAGTAAAAAGAGAGCATCAAACCAGAGCCAAATCGCAAACAATAAAAATAAAGCTCCAGAGAAAATATCAATATAACTTCCAGCACGTTGATACAAAGTTTTGACTTTTGGTAGCGATAAAATCAGCATCAACAATGCAAACACTAGAAATGTTTGAATAGGGATAATAAATGCCAATTGGGTTTTTAAATGTGTAGACGCTGAAGTACTGAGCGCTAAAGAAAACACACTACTAAAATAGATGAGTGTCTTTGGATTGGATAAATTGGTAAACAATCCCAATAAGAAATAGTTTTGAGATTTCTCTGATTTGTTTTGTTGATCCTCCAAATCAAATGTCTGATTTAAAGAATGAATGCCACCTTTGAGCATTGCCCATCCCATTCGAGCAAGAAAAAAACCACCAAGTAGCATTAATCCTTGTTGAATCCAAGGAAATTGTTGAACAAGAACTGTAAATCCCAATAATGTGAGCACAACCCAAACCACAATGCCCACTGAAATCCCTGAAATGATTTTTAATGTGTTAGAACGTGTGGTTGATGCAGCACTTTTAGCAATGAGGAGTACGTCGGGACCAGGACTGAGTTGAGCGACAAAATGCAGAAGACAAATCGTAAAAAGCAAAGACATAAAATCAAAAATTAGAAAAACCAGTATGAAATTATATCGTGTATAGCATGAAAAATACTGCTATTCGATGCATAAAAAAACCGAATCAACATGATTCGGCTGTTTAATCTGATTCAGATCAATTATTTTTGATTAACATCTTTCATTTCAATTTTTTTGGCTTCAGGGGTAATTTCACGTGCTTCGCCATCAATGATTGTAGAATCACGACCACCTTGTTGCTGTTGTGCATCTTGCATTTGACGCATTAGATCAGCAAATGGATTTTGACCTTGGGCACCGCCCATATCGCCCA contains these protein-coding regions:
- a CDS encoding YceI family protein, with protein sequence MNLKTLTIGLAVASVATLSFAKPVAYTIDPTHTATVFTWNHFGFSTPSANFSDIQGTINVDNAKPANSSVDVKIPLSSLNTNVKALDEHLLKADFFDAEKYPNITFKSTKVQKLTNSKYKITGNLTIKNVTKPVVLDAVLNKQGEHPMTKAQSIGFNATTSFDRSAFGVGAYVPNVGDKITVNITTEASVPAAK
- a CDS encoding LysE family transporter encodes the protein MTALLSIALIHFFALISPGPDFFFVTQSAIRQSRMHALFAALGISLSILVWAICAISGLHYLFQKIAWLQQVLMILGGIYLIYLGYLMLKSALNRNKSNTLEKDEVSYQSKSHIKLLLQGFFTNMANPKALVYFSSVFALAINTDTPLSAQSSLLLLVWLESLIWFSIVAYIFSWDKITNYYQRFTKWIDGITGGIFISFGCFLIFNKD
- a CDS encoding GGDEF domain-containing protein, with amino-acid sequence MKSRSRRWVIKAIGDPVILNWSEIQKCILIFVFFLFIKVLWVSWHIYTLSTPEFYPFVNLEALRFHLKLEIIELFVFVFLIQYFNSSRNDQHAQQFLPYVCMIFSTTSLVFDSYSSGLLATGTIVNAMSFIYLIVVLFEKRVLFFAFCYSFCIFFFFIRSGMVTGEFQYAPIFNLANIGYPNFLNHFWLSSTIFFSVPPLAIGLFIFATILKQWHQRETYITELSEMDSLTGIYNRRVLTKHLLALDRNSNDIQSFAIILMDLDYFKKVNDTYGHLMGDRVLVKTAEILRSSLRATDFLGRYGGEEFLIIITNTKKEEILRLAERCRQALENYEHVVYQGQNKDQKISVTSSIGIAYVEQNMSAMQAVHAADLALYKAKANGRNQICFG
- a CDS encoding LysE family transporter, giving the protein MSLLFTICLLHFVAQLSPGPDVLLIAKSAASTTRSNTLKIISGISVGIVVWVVLTLLGFTVLVQQFPWIQQGLMLLGGFFLARMGWAMLKGGIHSLNQTFDLEDQQNKSEKSQNYFLLGLFTNLSNPKTLIYFSSVFSLALSTSASTHLKTQLAFIIPIQTFLVFALLMLILSLPKVKTLYQRAGSYIDIFSGALFLLFAIWLWFDALFLL
- the tkt gene encoding transketolase — protein: MTTPLNERRVANAIRVLAMDAVQKANSGHPGAPMGMADIADVVWREFLNHNPANPQWANRDRFVLSNGHGSMLQYALLHLTGYDLSIEDLKSFRQLHSKTPGHPELGYAPGIETTTGPLGQGIANAVGFALAEKTLAAQFNKDDIKVVDHFTYCFLGDGCLMEGVSHEACSLAGTLGLGKLVAYYDDNGISIDGEVEGWFSDDTEQRFQAYGWQVLKVDGHDSDALRAATLQAKAETNKPTLIICKTIIGLGSPNKQGKEDCHGAPLGNDEITLTREALGWTEGAFEIPADVYAAWDAKAKGSASEAAWNETFAAYAAKYPTEAAELKRRLSGDLPAEFVANADAYIAEVNAKAETIATRKASQNTIQAFAPQLPEILGGSADLAGSNLTLWKGAQGVQDNPAGNYVHYGVREFGMTAIANGVALHGGFIPYVATFLMFMEYARNAVRMSALMKQRVIHVYTHDSIGLGEDGPTHQPIEQIASLRGTPNLNTWRPCDTVEAAVSWKSALLRSEGPSALIFSRQNLPFQTRTAAQIADVAKGGYVLAEEKGELKAIIIATGSEVSLAMEAYAQLEGVRVVSMPCAEEFMKQDAAYREAVLPSHIRARVAVEAAHVDYWWKFVGLDGRVIGMTTYGESAPAKDLFQFFGITTDAVVAAVKEITA
- the metK gene encoding methionine adenosyltransferase, which codes for MREYAVFTSESVSEGHPDKMADQISDAILDAILKEDPYARVACETLVKTGAVVLAGEITTTANVDFEAIVRQTVNGIGYHHSDLGFDGSTCAIINMIGKQSPEIAQGVDRQKPEDQGAGDQGLMFGYASRETDVLMPAPISYAHRLMEKQAELRRSGALPWLRPDAKSQVTFAYENGMPVRLDAVVLSTQHDPEITQAALKEAVIEEIVKKVIPAEMFHADTKFHINPTGMFVIGGPVGDCGLTGRKIIVDTYGGMARHGGGAFSGKDPSKVDRSAAYAGRYVAKNIVAAGLADKCEIQVSYAIGVAEPTSISINTFNTAKVADELIVQLVREHFDLRPYGITRMLDLIQPMYKQTAAYGHFGREGSDTAFTWEKTDKVEALKASAGL
- a CDS encoding AOC03_06830 family ribosome hibernation factor; this encodes MNLSKIYNALQNVHAQPAVSIFVPSHRTSPDNQQDGIALKNALSELEDRLNENYDKREAQAILDQIDLSLKSHDHNYNLDTIAIFATAEEAHVFRFPFQTVARIVVNDQFALREIQREINNGVDYYALVISRDNARLIEAYNDTAVHEFDHNDEIQNLAFPIKNDVSGAGDRSDDRAEENAFKEFLNRVDKSVQEIYHQSPLPVFIVGDTRTVSIYEQVCDNTQIIAGKVTNSSDLDAEARILIEEIQQDVHDYRNEQQKIALEKVGQAKGQDLLLNDIQTIYAGAVEGRISDLFIRKGYVQPAQVNTETLNVLITDDEAKMTTDDIVADIIDLTIQNGGQTHFISPELFPEEENLLAVARY